The Acidobacteriota bacterium DNA window CGTGATGCCCGACCGCCCCGAACCCACTGGCCCGAAGCCATGACCGATACGGTTTCGCCCCAAACGCGCAGCCGCATGATGAGCCAGATCCGGAGCACCGAGACGTCACCGGAGCGGCAGGTCCGATCGTATCTCCATCGCCACGGGCTTCGGTTCAGAAAGAACGTTGCTGGCCTGCCGGGCCGGCCCGACGTTGTGCTCAAGCGCCACTCGACGGCGGTCTTCGTCCACGGGTGTTTCTGGCACCAGCACGCGGGATGCCGCGACGGCCGCATCCCTGGGAGCAACGCGGACTACTGGAAACCCAAGCTGAAGCGGACGCAGGAGAGAGACAGGGCGCATCAGCGCCAACTGCGAGAGGCCGGCTGGCGTGTCATCGTCGTCTGGGAATGTGAGGTCGGTCCTGATCGTCTCGGGGTTCTTGCCCGGCAGATCCTCTCTCCAGGCGCCGGGAGCGATCCGCAGTGTTGAACGTACTCGACGTTTTCTGCGGAGCCGGCGGTTTTTCCGAGGGCTTTCGCCAAGCCGGCTTTCGCATCGCCGCCGGCACGGATGTTGACCCCGATGCCTGCGCCACCTACGCGCACAACTTCCCGGACGCGGTGGCTGTCTGCGGTGATCTGACCGAGGAGGCCATCCGGTCGCGCGTGGTTGACGCCGCCGGAGCTGTCGACGTCGTAGTCGGCGGGCCTCCCTGCCAGGCCTTTTCGCAGGTTCGCAACCACGACCGCGCGCTCAACGACCCGCGAAACCGGCTCTACCGCGAGTTCCTTTGGCTGCTCGAACGCGTCCAGCCACGCGCGTTCGCCATGGAGAACGTCCCGGGACTCGCGCAGCTTCGCGTACAGGAACGGATTGCGGAGGATCTCGTTCTTGACGGCAAGTACCGCGTGTCCGTGCAGGAGGTCGATGCCTGTGATTTCGGC harbors:
- the vsr gene encoding DNA mismatch endonuclease Vsr codes for the protein MTDTVSPQTRSRMMSQIRSTETSPERQVRSYLHRHGLRFRKNVAGLPGRPDVVLKRHSTAVFVHGCFWHQHAGCRDGRIPGSNADYWKPKLKRTQERDRAHQRQLREAGWRVIVVWECEVGPDRLGVLARQILSPGAGSDPQC